From a single Mobula birostris isolate sMobBir1 chromosome 13, sMobBir1.hap1, whole genome shotgun sequence genomic region:
- the LOC140208343 gene encoding uncharacterized protein isoform X1: protein MALQRVHTGERPFTCSDCGKGFTESYKLRIHRSVHSGERAFTCSDCGKGFTCSSQLKVHQRVHTGERPFTCSDCGKGFTSSSVLQRHQRIHTGERPFTCSVCGKGFTCSSHLKVHQRVHTGEWTITCSDCGKGFTESYKLRIHRSVHSGERAFTCSDCGKGFTQSSELLVHQQVHTGERPFTCSVCGKGFTRSSNLLTHQSVHTGERPFTCSNCGKGFTCSSHLKVHQRVHTGERPFTCSDCGKGFTCSSQLKVHQSVHTGERPFICSNCGKGFIQSSELKVHQRVHTGERPFTCSDCGKGFTQSSALMAHQRVHTGERPFTCSVCGKGFTQLSQLKVHQGVHTGERPFTCSDCGKGFTTSSQLLSHQQVHTGERLFTCSDCEKGFTRLSHLQRHQRVHTG, encoded by the coding sequence atggctctccagcgagttcacactggggagcggccattcacctgctcagactgtgggaagggattcactgaatcatatAAACTACGGatacaccggtcagttcacagtGGCGAGAGGGCGTTCacgtgctcagactgcgggaagggattcacttgctcatcccaactgaaggtgcatcagcgagttcacactggggagaggccgttcacctgctcagactgtgggaagggatttacttcgTCCTCTGTTCTACAGAGACACCAAcgtattcacactggggagaggccgttcacctgctcagtgtgtgggaagggattcacttgctcatcccacctgaaggtacatcagcgagttcacactggggagtggacgatcacctgctcagactgtgggaagggattcactgaatcatatAAACTACGGatacaccggtcagttcacagtGGCGAGAGGGCGTTCacgtgctcagactgcgggaagggattcactcagtcatctgaactgttggtacaccagcaagttcacactggagagaggccgttcacttgctcagtgtgtgggaagggattcactcggtcatcgaacctactgacacatcagtcagttcacactggggagaggccgttcacctgctcaaactgtgggaagggattcacttgctcatcccacctgaaggtacatcagcgagttcacaccggggagaggccgttcacctgctcggactgtgggaagggattcacttgctcatcccaattgaaggtacatcagtcagttcacactggggagaggccgttcatctgctcaaactgtgggaagggattcattcagtcatctgaactgaaggtacaccagcgagttcacactggagagaggccgttcacctgctcagactgtgggaagggattcactcagtcatccgctctaatggcacaccagcgagttcacactggggagcggccattcacctgctcagtctgtgggaagggattcactcagttatctcaactgaaggtgcatcagggagttcacactggagagaggccattcacctgttcagattgTGGAAAGGGATTTACTACGTCATCTCAACTACTGagtcaccagcaagttcacactggagagaggctgttcacctgctcagactgtgagaagggattcactcggttgtCTCATcttcagagacaccagcgagttcacactgggtag